Proteins from one Toxotes jaculatrix isolate fToxJac2 chromosome 13, fToxJac2.pri, whole genome shotgun sequence genomic window:
- the LOC121192239 gene encoding ankyrin repeat and MYND domain-containing protein 2-like: MTPLMHAAYKGKADMCRLLLQHGADVNCNQHEYGYTALMFASLSGKTDITTMMLDAGAETDLVNSVGRTAAQMAAFVGQHDCVTVINNFFSRARLEYYTRPQGLESEPKLPPRLAGPLHKIIMTTNLNPVKIVMLVRENPVLVDVAALEKCYQVMDLLCEQCVKQQDMNEVLAMKMHYISCVLQKCLAFLQKQDDKLDALVKNLLRGRDSDGFPQYQEKFIRNCIRKFPYCETTLLQQLGNDPTAFAVLTQALTGQMVFADADYCVTCGEKGADKRCSLCKAVTYCSLTCQKLHWFTHKRMCISLQEQNLDLEKDTPRLKELKDDESDLVTETANFLQELCLRAEEKVAAVAGCPAELLVYPSTSAEEPQRTQD; this comes from the exons ATGACTCCACTGATGCATGCAGCATATAAGGGCAAGGCAGATATGTGTcgactgctgctgcagcatggGGCTGATGTGAACTGCAACCAACACGAATATGGATACACTGCTCTCATGTTTGCCAGCCTGTCAG GGAAGACAGACATCACCACCATGATGCTGGATGCAGGTGCAGAGACAGACCTGGTGAATTCTGTGGGTCGCACTGCTGCTCAGATGGCAGCGTTTGTAG GCCAGCACGACTGTGTAACAGTGATCAACAACTTCTTCTCGCGGGCAAGGCTGGAGTACTACACCAGACCACAGGGGCTGGAAAGTGAGCCCAAGCTGCCCCCAAGGTTGGCAGGGCCCCTGCACAAGATTATCATGACCACCAATCTCAACCCGGTCAAG ATAGTCATGCTGGTGAGGGAGAACCCCGTGCTGGTGGATGTGGCCGCTCTGGAGAAGTGTTACCAGGTGATGGACCTGCTGTGTGAGCAGTGCGTGAAGCAGCAAGACATGAACGAGGTCCTGGCCATGAAGATGCACTACATCAGCTGTGTGCTGCAGAAATGCCTGGCCTTCCTACAGAAACAAGATGACAAGCTGGATGCACTTGTTAAGAA CCTGTTGAGGGGGAGGGACAGTGATGGCTTCCCACAGTACCAGGAGAAGTTCATTCGGAACTGCATCAGGAAGTTTCCTTATTGTGAGACCACACTCCTTCAACAGCTG GGCAACGACCCCACAGCATTCGCAGTGCTGACTCAGGCCCTGACAGGTCAGATGGTGTTTGCGGACGCGGACTATTGTGTTACATGTGGGGAGAAGGGAGCAGACAAGAGGTGCTCCCTCTGTAAAGCA GTAACTTACTGCAGCTTGACCTGCCAGAAGCTCCACTGGTTCACCCATAAAAGGATGTGTATATCTCTGCAAGAGCAGAACCTGGACCTGGAGAAGGACACTCCAAGGCTGAAAGAACTGAAAG ATGATGAAAGCGACCTGGTGACGGAGACAGCCAACTTCCTGCAGGAGCTGTGTCTGCGGGCGGAGGAGAAAGTGGCTGCTGTTGCAGGGTGTCCCGCAGAGCTCCTTGTCTatccctccacctctgctgagGAACCCCAGCGCACCCAAGACTGA